From a region of the Clupea harengus chromosome 9, Ch_v2.0.2, whole genome shotgun sequence genome:
- the LOC105901423 gene encoding amyloid-beta A4 precursor protein-binding family B member 1 isoform X2: MGGKDEDMSNHLVNKQRTDEELNEKNQRNSQEPTGNSAKWVKEGQNQQRKVAEKQQDPNHNDILNWNEDGSTNQNNQDDLQGNEEQTNTSSKSLRSLRLNLDVESKNILNEPLIIEALDGEKDKEEDKDDKEDKGGELDRDEEKDISAPSLGEKNMSPTIAESVKEDDLGKEACQLFSSVNGTPSEDDSSWTTLSQDNSADKSPNDNGESESIWDSNAFETDSDLPPGWMRIRDTSGTYYWHIPTGTTQWDPPLPSDKVEESTMSSSMSLETTPCEESEITWGTSTRPNIFDEEEPWKEEEVTSDESLKEFEGATLRYASINLNCSQSEEGEKCAALCTNLEAKCFAVRSLGWVEMSEEEMAPGRSSVAVNNCIRQLSYHKHNLHDTAGIWGEGKDMLMVLENEHMNLIDPMSQTRLHTQPIVSIRVWGVGRDNGRDFAYVARDNLTQVLKCHVFRCDTPAKHIATSLHDLCSKIMAERRISRHGLSRLNSDPSSLGAISVQEFPVPKNELVQRFNVNYLGNVPVAKPVGKERLGMDTINDALQAIMDSKEKHEWTAVSVDVAPATLTILKRETEEVLCECRVRFLSFMGVGKDVHTFAFIMAEAPGDFVCHMFWCHPNAASLSEAVQAACMLRYQKCLDARPPSLGSCLPTPPADSVARRVRKGVQSLLGSFKHYTSTD, translated from the exons ATGGGGGGCAAAGATGAAGACATGTCAAACCATCTGGTAAATAAACAACGTACAGATGAGGAGTTGAACGAAAAGAATCAGCGCAACAGCCAGGAGCCCACCGGCAACAGCGCAAAATGGGTGAAGGAGGGCCAAAATCAGCAGCGCAAAGTGGCGGAAAAACAGCAGGACCCCAACCACAATGATATTCTCAACTGGAACGAGGATGGCTCcacaaatcaaaacaaccaAGATGACTTGCAGGGCAATGAGGAACAAACTAACACATCATCAAAATCACTTCGCTCCCTCCGCCTCAACCTTGATGTAGAGTCCAAGAACATCTTAAACGAACCTCTCATTATTGAAGCACTGGATGGAGAAAAGGATAAAGAGGAAGACAAGGATGACAAAGAAGACAAAGGAGGGGAATTGGacagggatgaagagaaagacatcTCAGCACCAAGCCTGGGAGAGAAAAATATGTCTCCAACTATCGCTGAGTCCGTGAAGGAAGATGACCTTGGCAAAGAGGCCTGTCAGTTGTTCTCTAGTGTAAACGGAACCCCAAGCGAGGACGATTCCAGCTGGACAACCCTGTCACAGGACAACAGTGCAGACAAATCCCCAAATGACAATGGCG aatcagaatcaatcTGGGACTCCAATGCTTTCGAGACAGACAGTGATCTGCCCCCGGGGTGGATGCGCATCCGGGACACGTCAGGAACATACTATTGGCATATTCCCACGGGGACCACTCAGTGGGATCCTCCCTTACCTTCTGACAAGGTGGAGGAGTCCACAATGTCTTCCAGCATGTCTTTAGAGACGACCCCCTGTGAGGAGTCAGAG ATCACTTGGGGCACTTCAACCCGTCCAAATATATTTGATGAGGAAGAGCCTTGGAAG GAGGAGGAAGTCACATCAGATGAGAGTCTGAAGGAGTTTGAGGGAGCTACTCTTCGCTATGCATCCATCAACCTGAA CTGCTCCCAGTCTGAGGAGGGCGAGAAATGTGCCGCGCTCTGCACAAACCTGGAGGCTAAG TGTTTCGCTGTGCGCTCTCTGGGCTGGGTGGAGATGTCCGAAGAGGAAATGGCACCGGGACGGAGTAGCGTGGCCGTGAACAACTGCATTCGACAGCTCTCCTACCACAAGCATAACCTCCACGACACAGCGGGCATCtggggagag GGCAAGGACATGCTGATGGTGCTGGAGAATGAGCACATGAACCTGATCGACCCAATGAGCCAGACCCGGCTGCACACCCAGCCCATCGTCAGCATCCGTGTGTGGGGCGTGGGTCGTGACAACGGCAG GGATTTTGCATACGTGGCTCGAGACAACCTGACCCAGGTCCTGAAGTGTCATGTGTTCCGCTGTGACACCCCTGCCAAGCACATCGCCACCAGCCTGCATGACCTGTGCTCTAAG ATAATGGCGGAGAGAAGAATTTCCAGGCATGGTCTGAGTCGCCTCAACTCTGACCCCTCCAGTCTGGGAGCCATATCTGTGCAAG AATTCCCTGTGCCAAAAAATGAGCTGGTCCAGCGTTTCAATGTCAACTATCTTGGTAATGTGCCTGTGGCTAAGCCAGTAGGTAAGGAACGCTTGG GCATGGACACCATCAATGACGCCCTACAAGCCATAATGGACAGCAAAGAGAAGCACGAGTGGACAGCGGTGTCTGTGGACGTGGCTCCGGCAACACTGACCATCTTAAAACGAGAG acGGAGGAGGTCCTGTGTGAGTGTCGTGTGCGTTTCCTCTCCTTCATGGGCGTGGGGAAGGACGTTCACACCTTTGCCTTCATCATGGCGGAGGCACCCGGTGACTTTGTGTGCCACATGTTCTGGTGCCATCCCAACGCTGCCAGCCTGAGCGAGGCCGTGCAGGCAGCATGCATG CTGCGTTATCAAAAGTGTCTGGATGCGCGGCCCCCCAGCCTGGGATCCTGCCTGCCCACGCCCCCAGCAGACTCGGTGGCCCGACGGGTCAGGAAGGGAGTGCAGAGCCTGCTGGGCAGCTTCAAGCACTACACCTCCACCGACTAG
- the LOC105901423 gene encoding amyloid-beta A4 precursor protein-binding family B member 1 isoform X1, protein MGGKDEDMSNHLVNKQRTDEELNEKNQRNSQEPTGNSAKWVKEGQNQQRKVAEKQQDPNHNDILNWNEDGSTNQNNQDDLQGNEEQTNTSSKSLRSLRLNLDVESKNILNEPLIIEALDGEKDKEEDKDDKEDKGGELDRDEEKDISAPSLGEKNMSPTIAESVKEDDLGKEACQLFSSVNGTPSEDDSSWTTLSQDNSADKSPNDNGESESIWDSNAFETDSDLPPGWMRIRDTSGTYYWHIPTGTTQWDPPLPSDKVEESTMSSSMSLETTPCEESEITWGTSTRPNIFDEEEPWKEEEVTSDESLKEFEGATLRYASINLNCSQSEEGEKCAALCTNLEAKCFAVRSLGWVEMSEEEMAPGRSSVAVNNCIRQLSYHKHNLHDTAGIWGEGKDMLMVLENEHMNLIDPMSQTRLHTQPIVSIRVWGVGRDNGRERDFAYVARDNLTQVLKCHVFRCDTPAKHIATSLHDLCSKIMAERRISRHGLSRLNSDPSSLGAISVQEFPVPKNELVQRFNVNYLGNVPVAKPVGKERLGMDTINDALQAIMDSKEKHEWTAVSVDVAPATLTILKRETEEVLCECRVRFLSFMGVGKDVHTFAFIMAEAPGDFVCHMFWCHPNAASLSEAVQAACMLRYQKCLDARPPSLGSCLPTPPADSVARRVRKGVQSLLGSFKHYTSTD, encoded by the exons ATGGGGGGCAAAGATGAAGACATGTCAAACCATCTGGTAAATAAACAACGTACAGATGAGGAGTTGAACGAAAAGAATCAGCGCAACAGCCAGGAGCCCACCGGCAACAGCGCAAAATGGGTGAAGGAGGGCCAAAATCAGCAGCGCAAAGTGGCGGAAAAACAGCAGGACCCCAACCACAATGATATTCTCAACTGGAACGAGGATGGCTCcacaaatcaaaacaaccaAGATGACTTGCAGGGCAATGAGGAACAAACTAACACATCATCAAAATCACTTCGCTCCCTCCGCCTCAACCTTGATGTAGAGTCCAAGAACATCTTAAACGAACCTCTCATTATTGAAGCACTGGATGGAGAAAAGGATAAAGAGGAAGACAAGGATGACAAAGAAGACAAAGGAGGGGAATTGGacagggatgaagagaaagacatcTCAGCACCAAGCCTGGGAGAGAAAAATATGTCTCCAACTATCGCTGAGTCCGTGAAGGAAGATGACCTTGGCAAAGAGGCCTGTCAGTTGTTCTCTAGTGTAAACGGAACCCCAAGCGAGGACGATTCCAGCTGGACAACCCTGTCACAGGACAACAGTGCAGACAAATCCCCAAATGACAATGGCG aatcagaatcaatcTGGGACTCCAATGCTTTCGAGACAGACAGTGATCTGCCCCCGGGGTGGATGCGCATCCGGGACACGTCAGGAACATACTATTGGCATATTCCCACGGGGACCACTCAGTGGGATCCTCCCTTACCTTCTGACAAGGTGGAGGAGTCCACAATGTCTTCCAGCATGTCTTTAGAGACGACCCCCTGTGAGGAGTCAGAG ATCACTTGGGGCACTTCAACCCGTCCAAATATATTTGATGAGGAAGAGCCTTGGAAG GAGGAGGAAGTCACATCAGATGAGAGTCTGAAGGAGTTTGAGGGAGCTACTCTTCGCTATGCATCCATCAACCTGAA CTGCTCCCAGTCTGAGGAGGGCGAGAAATGTGCCGCGCTCTGCACAAACCTGGAGGCTAAG TGTTTCGCTGTGCGCTCTCTGGGCTGGGTGGAGATGTCCGAAGAGGAAATGGCACCGGGACGGAGTAGCGTGGCCGTGAACAACTGCATTCGACAGCTCTCCTACCACAAGCATAACCTCCACGACACAGCGGGCATCtggggagag GGCAAGGACATGCTGATGGTGCTGGAGAATGAGCACATGAACCTGATCGACCCAATGAGCCAGACCCGGCTGCACACCCAGCCCATCGTCAGCATCCGTGTGTGGGGCGTGGGTCGTGACAACGGCAG AGAAAG GGATTTTGCATACGTGGCTCGAGACAACCTGACCCAGGTCCTGAAGTGTCATGTGTTCCGCTGTGACACCCCTGCCAAGCACATCGCCACCAGCCTGCATGACCTGTGCTCTAAG ATAATGGCGGAGAGAAGAATTTCCAGGCATGGTCTGAGTCGCCTCAACTCTGACCCCTCCAGTCTGGGAGCCATATCTGTGCAAG AATTCCCTGTGCCAAAAAATGAGCTGGTCCAGCGTTTCAATGTCAACTATCTTGGTAATGTGCCTGTGGCTAAGCCAGTAGGTAAGGAACGCTTGG GCATGGACACCATCAATGACGCCCTACAAGCCATAATGGACAGCAAAGAGAAGCACGAGTGGACAGCGGTGTCTGTGGACGTGGCTCCGGCAACACTGACCATCTTAAAACGAGAG acGGAGGAGGTCCTGTGTGAGTGTCGTGTGCGTTTCCTCTCCTTCATGGGCGTGGGGAAGGACGTTCACACCTTTGCCTTCATCATGGCGGAGGCACCCGGTGACTTTGTGTGCCACATGTTCTGGTGCCATCCCAACGCTGCCAGCCTGAGCGAGGCCGTGCAGGCAGCATGCATG CTGCGTTATCAAAAGTGTCTGGATGCGCGGCCCCCCAGCCTGGGATCCTGCCTGCCCACGCCCCCAGCAGACTCGGTGGCCCGACGGGTCAGGAAGGGAGTGCAGAGCCTGCTGGGCAGCTTCAAGCACTACACCTCCACCGACTAG